The following proteins come from a genomic window of Vallitaleaceae bacterium 9-2:
- a CDS encoding 3-isopropylmalate dehydratase small subunit, giving the protein MKSFSGSVLFLDRSDINTDEIIPAKYLTEITKEALKPYLLEDLTLEGFDPATDILDKKVIITRSNFGCGSSREHAPWALEVNDINAVFAVDFARIFRQNMYNCGMLAAEFSAEEIEDMFDSFSGQATEAIVDIENATLTLRSETINKVYPFKLEGFDRALVEAEGWVGYADKNY; this is encoded by the coding sequence ATGAAATCATTTAGCGGAAGTGTATTATTTTTAGATCGCAGTGATATTAATACAGATGAGATTATTCCTGCAAAATATTTGACAGAGATTACAAAAGAAGCCCTAAAACCATATCTCCTTGAAGACTTAACCCTAGAAGGATTTGATCCAGCAACAGATATCCTGGATAAAAAAGTGATTATTACGCGTTCAAATTTTGGATGTGGGTCTTCAAGAGAACATGCACCTTGGGCGTTAGAAGTCAATGACATCAATGCAGTATTTGCGGTGGATTTTGCACGGATTTTCCGACAAAATATGTATAACTGTGGTATGTTGGCTGCAGAGTTTAGTGCAGAAGAGATTGAGGACATGTTTGACAGTTTTTCTGGGCAAGCAACAGAAGCAATCGTTGATATTGAGAACGCTACCTTGACCTTGCGATCGGAGACGATCAATAAAGTGTATCCTTTTAAATTAGAAGGGTTTGACAGAGCACTTGTAGAAGCAGAAGGATGGGTTGGATACGCAGATAAAAACTACTAA